In Oncorhynchus kisutch isolate 150728-3 linkage group LG5, Okis_V2, whole genome shotgun sequence, a genomic segment contains:
- the LOC109890648 gene encoding growth/differentiation factor 8, translated as MQFMLYLTLLGVLSTTMGMNETTRRQANVTEEGEVQQCSNCEFREQSRLMRLHNIRSQILSILRLEQAPNISREMIRQLLPKAPPLTQLIDQYEHRVEDEERATTETIITMAKPGPMSQQDGIPSCCFFNLSPKIRPNNILHAQLWVHLRPADTVTTVFLQISRIKATTEGNSRIRILSLKIDVASGASSWQSVDINQLLKTWLRQPETHYGLEIKAYDSKGQDLAVTVAELGEEGLQPFMEVKILESLKRSRRASGLDCDEESSESRCCRYPLTVDFEAFGWDWIIAPKRYKANYCSGECEYMHLQKYPHTHLVNKANPRGTTGPCCTPTKMSPINMLYFNRMEQIIYGKIPSMVVDHCGCS; from the exons ATGCAATTTATGCTTTACCTGACACTCTTAGGTGTACTTAGCACCACCATGGGGATGAATGAAACCACGAGGCGCCAAGCCAACGTAACAGAAGAGGGAGAAGTACAGCAATGCTCAAACTGCGAGTTCAGAGAACAGAGCAGACTAATGAGACTCCACAACATCAGATCCCAAATTCTCAGCATTCTGAGGCTGGAGCAGGCTCCAAACATCAGCCGAGAAATGATCAGGCAGCTCTTACCGAAAGCGCCTCCCTTGACACAACTTATAGACCAGTATGAGCATCGTGTGGAGGATGAGGAGCGTGCCACCACTGAAACGATCATAACCATGGCAAAAC CGGGACCAATGTCACAACAAGACGGAATACCATCTTGTTGTTTCTTCAATCTCAGTCCGAAGATTCGACCTAACAACATTTTACATGCACAACTTTGGGTGCACCTGCGACCAGCTGACACCGTCACAACTGTCTTCTTGCAAATCTCCCGCATAAAAGCAACCACTGAGGGAAACTCACGCATACGGATCCTCTCCCTGAAGATCGACGTGGCTTCTGGTGCAAGCTCTTGGCAAAGTGTAGACATCAATCAATTACTCAAAACCTGGCTTCGTCAGCCAGAAACTCATTATGGTCTCGAGATCAAAGCTTATGATTCGAAAGGGCAGGACTTGGCTGTCACGGTAGCTGAGCTGGGAGAAGAGGGACTG CAACCCTTCATGGAGGTGAAGATATTGGAGAGCCTAAAACGTTCCCGGAGGGCCTCAGGCCTGGACTGTGATGAAGAGTCCTCAGAGTCGCGGTGCTGCCGCTACCCCCTCACCGTTGACTTTGAGGCCTTTGGGTGGGACTGGATCATTGCCCCCAAACGCTACAAGGCCAACTACTGTTCTGGAGAGTGTGAGTACATGCACCTCCAGAAGTACCCCCACACTCACCTGGTGAACAAGGCTAACCCACGGGGCACCACAGGGCCCTGTTGTACTCCAACTAAGATGTCCCCCATCAACATGCTCTACTTCAACCGCATGGAGCAGATCATTTATGGAAAGATACCATCTATGGTGGTGGACCACTGTGGCTGCTcctga